The following are from one region of the Cottoperca gobio chromosome 13, fCotGob3.1, whole genome shotgun sequence genome:
- the ccdc9 gene encoding LOW QUALITY PROTEIN: coiled-coil domain-containing protein 9 (The sequence of the model RefSeq protein was modified relative to this genomic sequence to represent the inferred CDS: deleted 2 bases in 1 codon): MSSAVDLKTKEEKDAELDRRIEALRKKNEALVKRYQEIEEDKKKAEQEGIAVTTPRKPRTHEPETDRRKSEKENFSVTVDLSKTDKRVVNDLKPGTPRGRKTSEESDGHRWPSDGHRGGTNDGHRGPSDGNRWPNDGHQGGLRDGHRGGPSGDHHGPSEDPRGPNDGQPGQSDEHSAPRRMGSGRTGRGGQRGGGGRQERREWEPRTPRDGEPGESGGPGRRRKERKRRKRRRRRRRRRRGGERGERGERGERGGGTPGGTDRKSKEWEEKRRQNIEKMNEEMEKIAEYERGQRSDGDKPIRNFLDDPRRSGPAPDIDRKEGSRRHVRNWGGLDFDNVKTGAELEKEWTSRRPGPKDSVDMTMSMTGRERAEYVRWKQEREQIDEERLARHRNATGQWKREWDAQKTENMFKEDPYVASEGSTPEQGSRRDDSKRPPKVPTFGDFMSQGRTPGQRGDRGDRGDRGDRGDRGDRGDRGDRGDRGDWSRGKGRGQKPSYSMHDNRWEEEEEEKKEKEDKNKREEKEDKNKREEKAKKKEKEEDKSKSPTAQKVEAKNGDGEDDDEEWEDASGGEDDEGSDSEHDSEHDSRGDEKKDIGKEKPAKSKDNSPTSPTPRSRPTSAGSPKEQRPPRPKVHIPPPAAVQESAECGKPLSPFVPLDSHQPVSDWGEEMEMLSPRSSMGGESPLKPPSVESSPPQKKEQDLDEEPESHTANFNEPAEPRNEEDTGRRSIDVSSPSDKPEDRQTVMVSEPESVPTDSPAEEPSDPAPSEVCEDAVTIDQDTPAAPSQADTLDTPPSPAVLEADQSSAEPARGKDDDTTPAEADAAPTAETVESSEQTSSGPHFLFETTPDCLPAPPVMN; encoded by the exons ATG TCTTCAGCGGTGGATCTCAAGACTAAAGAGGAGAAGGATGCAGAGTTGGACAGACGAATTGAAGCTCTGAGGAAGAAGAATGAAGCCCTGGTCAAGAGGTATCAG GAAATagaggaagacaagaagaaagcagagcaggaggGCATCGCCGTGACAACACCTCGGAAACCCCGCACTCATGAGCCAGAGACGGACAGGAGGAAGTCTGAGAAAGAAAACTTCTCCGTCACAGTCGACCTCTCTAAGACG GACAAGAGAGTTGTGAACGACTTGAAACCTGGAACGCCTCGTGGCCGGAAGACATCAGAGGAGAGTGATGGCCACCGATGGCCCAGCGACGGTCACAGAGGAGGGACAAATGACGGCCACAGAGGACCAAGCGACGGCAACCGATGGCCCAATGATGGCCACCAAGGTGGCCTGAGGGACGGCCATCGAGGAGGGCCCAGCGGTGACCACCACGGGCCCAGCGAAGACCCTCGAGGTCCCAATGACGGCCAGCCAGGGCAGAGCGACGAACACAGCGCCCCAAGGAGGATGGGGTCGGGACGGACGGGTCGGGGAGgtcagagaggagggggaggccgccaggagaggagagaatgggaACCCAGGACACCCAGAGATGGAGAACCTGGAGAGTCAGGAGGACCGGGAcgcaga aggaaggagaggaagaggagaaagaggaggaggaggaggaggaggaggaggagaggaggagaaagaggagaaagaggagaaagaggagaaagaggaggagggacacCAGGTGGGACGGACAGGAAATCTAAG gagtgggaggagaagaggcgaCAGAACATTGAGAAGATGAATGAAGAAATGGAGAAAATAGCAGAATATGAGAGAGGACAGCGG TCGGATGGAGATAAGCCGATCCGAAACTTCCTGGATGACCCGAGACGTTCAGGCCCAGCGCCAGACATAGACCGCAAGGAGGGAAGCAGGAGACATGTACGAAACTGGGGAGGTCTGGACTTTGATAACGTCAAGACAGGAGCCGAACTGGAGAAAGAGTGGACC AGTCGAAGGCCTGGTCCGAAAGACTCTGTGGACATGACCATGTCTATGACCGGCCGGGAGAGAGCAGAGTACGTGCGCTGGAAGCAGGAGCGTGAGCAGATTGACGAAGAGAGACTTGCACGCCATCGTAACGCCACAGGCCAATGGAAACGAGAGTGGGACGCACAGAAGACTGAGAACAT GTTCAAGGAAGACCCATATGTGGCATCAGAGGGGAGCACACCCGAGCAGGGCAGCAGGAGAg ACGACAGTAAGCGGCCTCCTAAAGTTCCGACATTTGGCGACTTCATGTCCCAGGGCAGGACCCCGGGGCAGCGGGGAGACCGTGGCGACCGGGGCGACCGGGGCGACCGGGGAGACCGGGGCGACCGGGGAGACCGGGGCGACCGGGGAGACCGGGGCGACTGGAGCAGAGGGAAGGGCCGAGGACAGAAACCGAGCTACAG CATGCATGACAACCgctgggaagaagaagaagaggagaaaaaggagaaggaggacaagaacaagagagaggagaaggaggacaagaacaagagagaggagaaggctaaaaagaaggagaaggaggaagacaaATCCAAATCTCCCACAGCACAGAAG GTGGAGGCCAAGAATGGAGACGGAGAAGATGACGACGAAGAATGGGAGGATGCCAGTGGGGGAGAAGACGACGAAGGGAGCGACTCGGAACACGACTCGGAACACGACTCAAGGGGCGACGAGAAGAAAGACATCGGGAAAGAGAAGCCAGCAAAGAGCAAAGACAACTCCCCTACATCTCCCACACCTCGTTCCCGACCGACATCAGCAGGAAGCCCCAAGGAGCAGCGGCCTCCCAGGCCCAAGGTCCACATCCCTCCACCGGCAGCAGTTCAGGAGTCAGCGGAGTGCGGAAAGCCCCTCAGCCCCTTCGTCCCTCTGGACAGCCACCAGCCTGTTTCAGACTGgggggaggagatggagatgcTGTCGCCCCGGAGCAGCATGGGAGGCGAGAGCCCACTGAAACCCCCCAGTGTGGAGTCCAGCCCGCCCCAGAAGAAGGAGCAGGACCTGGACGAGGAGCCAGAGAGCCACACTGCAAATTTCAATGAACCTGCTGAGCCACGGAACGAGGAGGATACAGGTAGGAGAT CCATAGACGTTTCCTCTCCTTCAGACAAGCCTGAAGACCGGCAGACTGTGATGGTGTCAGAACCAGAGTCCGTCCCTACAGACTCCCCCGCTGAAGAGCCATCTGACCCCGCCCCCTCTGAAGTCTGTGAGGATGCCGTGACGATAGACCAGGATACACCTGCTGCTCCATCACAAG CAGACACACTGGAcacccctccctctccagcTGTCCTGGAGGCCGACCAGAGCTCCGCTGAACCAGCTAGAGGGAAAGACGACGACACGACGCCCGCTGAAGCCGACGCTGCTCCGACAGCAGAGACAGTGGAGTCCTCGGAGCAGACGTCCTCAG GAccccacttcctgtttgaaaCAACGCCTGACtgtcttcctgctcctcctgtgaTGAACTGA